Proteins co-encoded in one Callospermophilus lateralis isolate mCalLat2 chromosome 2, mCalLat2.hap1, whole genome shotgun sequence genomic window:
- the Adm gene encoding pro-adrenomedullin isoform X1: MKLFSVALMFLGSLAFLGADTARLDVASEFRKKWNKWAVSRGKRELRVSSSYPTGLADVKAERVQTLIRPQDVKGASPSPQISSPDAARIRVKRYRQSMNNFQGLRSFGCRFGTCTVQKLAHQIYQFTDKDKDGVAPRSKISPQGYGRRRRRSLLEAGQGRTLVSSEPQARASRDSRVHQVLSTLLRI, encoded by the exons ATGAAACTGTTTTCCGTCGCTCTGATGTTCCTGGGCTCACTCGCCTTCCTAGGCGCCGACACTGCTCGGCTCGACGTGGCATCGGAGTTCAGAAAGAA ATGGAATAAGTGGGCTGTAAGTCGAGGGAAGAGGGAACTGCGAGTGTCCAGCAGCTACCCCACCGGGCTCGCTGACGTGAAGGCCGAGCGTGTCCAGACTCTCATACGGCCCCAGGACGTGAAGGGCGCTTCTCCCAGCCCTCAGATCAG CAGTCCGGACGCCGCCCGCATTCGAGTCAAGCGCTACCGCCAGAGTATGAATAACTTCCAGGGCCTCCGGAGCTTTGGCTGCCGTTTCGGGACGTGCACGGTGCAGAAGCTGGCACACCAGATCTACCAGTTCACAGACAAGGACAAGGACGGTGTCGCCCCCAGAAGCAAGATCAGCCCCCAAGGCTATGGCCGCCGGCGCCGTCGTTCCTTGCTCGAGGCAGGCCAGGGCCGGACTCTGGTGTCTTCCGAGCCACAGGCACGCGCATCTCGGGACTCCCGGGTGCACCAAGTGCTTTCCACTCTCCTTAGGATTTAG
- the Adm gene encoding pro-adrenomedullin isoform X2: MKLFSVALMFLGSLAFLGADTARLDVASEFRKKWNKWAVSRGKRELRVSSSYPTGLADVKAERVQTLIRPQDVKGASPSPQISPDAARIRVKRYRQSMNNFQGLRSFGCRFGTCTVQKLAHQIYQFTDKDKDGVAPRSKISPQGYGRRRRRSLLEAGQGRTLVSSEPQARASRDSRVHQVLSTLLRI; encoded by the exons ATGAAACTGTTTTCCGTCGCTCTGATGTTCCTGGGCTCACTCGCCTTCCTAGGCGCCGACACTGCTCGGCTCGACGTGGCATCGGAGTTCAGAAAGAA ATGGAATAAGTGGGCTGTAAGTCGAGGGAAGAGGGAACTGCGAGTGTCCAGCAGCTACCCCACCGGGCTCGCTGACGTGAAGGCCGAGCGTGTCCAGACTCTCATACGGCCCCAGGACGTGAAGGGCGCTTCTCCCAGCCCTCAGATCAG TCCGGACGCCGCCCGCATTCGAGTCAAGCGCTACCGCCAGAGTATGAATAACTTCCAGGGCCTCCGGAGCTTTGGCTGCCGTTTCGGGACGTGCACGGTGCAGAAGCTGGCACACCAGATCTACCAGTTCACAGACAAGGACAAGGACGGTGTCGCCCCCAGAAGCAAGATCAGCCCCCAAGGCTATGGCCGCCGGCGCCGTCGTTCCTTGCTCGAGGCAGGCCAGGGCCGGACTCTGGTGTCTTCCGAGCCACAGGCACGCGCATCTCGGGACTCCCGGGTGCACCAAGTGCTTTCCACTCTCCTTAGGATTTAG